In Chloroflexota bacterium, the following are encoded in one genomic region:
- a CDS encoding thiamine pyrophosphate-dependent dehydrogenase E1 component subunit alpha: MIRIRVAEETVGRYYPEQEMRTPTHFSIGQEAISVGVCQALEQTDAAFSGHRCHAEYLAKGGSLLGMFAELYGRVDGCCKGRGGSVHLNDPSVGMIASSAILGEMIAAGVGAAWAFKMDGSDRVAVTFFGDGVTEEGIMHESLNFASVMNVPVLFVCANNGLSTNTPLSVRQPRGHQIWKWAAGYNIASEHVDGSDVFAVHKAALRAVAHLRAGKGPYFIEAPYYRTRVHVGYETDEMKNYLFRSKETVEAGKALDPVLKATRKMIADGICTQAEVDEWTAAMVREVEDVVVQAKASPFPTVDQLLVGAY, encoded by the coding sequence ATGATCCGCATCAGAGTGGCGGAAGAGACGGTTGGCCGCTACTACCCCGAGCAGGAGATGCGGACGCCAACGCACTTCTCGATCGGTCAGGAAGCGATCTCGGTCGGCGTGTGTCAGGCGCTGGAGCAGACGGATGCGGCCTTCAGCGGCCACCGCTGCCATGCGGAGTACCTGGCGAAGGGCGGCAGCCTGCTGGGGATGTTTGCCGAGCTGTATGGCCGCGTTGACGGCTGCTGCAAGGGCCGTGGCGGCTCCGTCCACCTGAACGACCCGTCGGTCGGGATGATCGCCTCGTCCGCGATTCTCGGCGAGATGATCGCGGCCGGGGTGGGTGCGGCCTGGGCCTTCAAGATGGACGGCTCCGACCGGGTGGCAGTGACCTTCTTCGGGGACGGCGTCACCGAAGAAGGCATCATGCACGAGTCGCTGAATTTCGCCTCGGTCATGAACGTGCCGGTGCTCTTCGTGTGCGCCAACAACGGCCTCTCGACGAACACGCCCCTCTCGGTGCGCCAGCCCAGGGGCCACCAGATCTGGAAGTGGGCGGCCGGCTACAACATCGCCTCGGAGCACGTGGACGGCAGCGATGTGTTCGCGGTGCACAAGGCCGCGCTGCGGGCCGTGGCGCACCTGCGTGCGGGCAAGGGGCCATACTTCATCGAAGCGCCGTACTATCGCACCCGCGTCCACGTCGGCTACGAGACCGACGAGATGAAGAACTACCTCTTCCGCTCGAAGGAGACCGTCGAGGCGGGCAAGGCGCTGGACCCGGTCCTGAAGGCGACCCGGAAGATGATCGCGGACGGCATCTGCACCCAGGCCGAGGTTGACGAGTGGACGGCGGCGATGGTGCGCGAGGTTGAGGACGTGGTCGTCCAGGCCAAGGCGAGCCCGTTCCCAACGGTCGATCAGCTGCTCGTCGGCGCGTACTAG
- a CDS encoding DUF1707 domain-containing protein produces MMQHDSSNTTVLRPTSLTQSTSSPTPRPSTRTYRASNEDRQRVVDSLQAHYVAGRLDTTELEARVERALAAVTLADLDAVQADLPPLAPLPPTSSTSTPAPSSRAGRREARKLARAGRCTARGERPFRAHLTSYVLVIGLLVVIWALTSPGGYFWPIWPALGWGIGLAAHGLGARKDAPALPTA; encoded by the coding sequence ATGATGCAGCACGACTCTTCGAACACGACGGTCCTTCGCCCGACGTCGCTCACCCAGTCCACGTCGTCACCGACGCCGCGGCCGTCGACGCGCACCTACCGCGCCAGCAACGAGGATCGGCAGCGGGTGGTGGACAGCTTGCAGGCGCACTACGTGGCCGGTCGGCTGGACACGACGGAGCTTGAGGCCCGGGTGGAGCGGGCACTGGCGGCGGTGACCCTGGCCGACCTCGACGCCGTGCAGGCCGATCTGCCGCCACTGGCTCCGCTGCCGCCCACCTCCTCTACGTCAACGCCTGCGCCCTCGTCGCGGGCGGGGCGTCGGGAGGCTCGCAAGCTGGCGCGGGCTGGCCGGTGCACGGCGCGCGGCGAGAGGCCGTTCCGCGCGCACCTGACCTCCTACGTGCTGGTGATCGGGCTGCTGGTGGTGATCTGGGCGCTCACGTCGCCGGGCGGCTACTTCTGGCCGATCTGGCCGGCGCTCGGGTGGGGGATCGGGCTGGCAGCGCACGGCCTGGGCGCCCGAAAGGATGCGCCAGCGCTGCCGACGGCGTAG
- a CDS encoding TetR/AcrR family transcriptional regulator has protein sequence MSVKRPALSGAADASDSTTAPDAPPTARRSRNPHGQGARLREELIAAADRILAETGDLEAMSLRGVARAAGVAAPSIYLHFPDKYALLHAVLGRRFAQLGAAVREAAMQPDAPAEMLRAGCLAYCRFATEHPNAYRVLFGRRPAAPSPAVLNSGFGTPPTPQPPSPPPRAAEGEQGDEALSRERADSVPPIPVGAEAFGFLAEGIAACIDAGAAPPSDPFRAAIGVWTALHGIVALRGSVGAFPWPPLDEQVDDVLRGLVGLELRGTPHSRVTAAPAQRAQPEEPAE, from the coding sequence ATGTCTGTCAAGCGGCCGGCACTTTCTGGCGCGGCGGATGCATCTGATTCCACGACCGCTCCCGATGCGCCGCCCACCGCCCGGCGAAGCCGCAATCCCCACGGGCAGGGCGCTCGCCTGCGCGAGGAGCTGATCGCGGCGGCCGACCGCATCCTGGCCGAGACCGGCGACCTTGAGGCGATGTCGCTGCGGGGCGTCGCGCGGGCGGCCGGCGTCGCCGCTCCCTCGATCTACCTGCACTTCCCGGACAAGTACGCGTTGCTCCACGCCGTGCTGGGCCGCCGCTTCGCCCAGCTTGGGGCCGCTGTCCGCGAGGCCGCCATGCAGCCAGACGCACCCGCCGAGATGCTCCGCGCCGGCTGCCTCGCCTACTGCCGCTTCGCCACCGAGCACCCGAACGCCTACCGCGTCCTCTTCGGCCGCCGGCCAGCCGCGCCCTCCCCGGCAGTCCTGAACAGCGGCTTCGGAACGCCCCCCACCCCCCAACCCCCTTCCCCGCCCCCGCGTGCGGCAGAGGGGGAACAGGGAGACGAGGCTCTCTCTAGGGAGCGAGCAGACTCGGTTCCGCCGATCCCGGTCGGTGCGGAGGCGTTCGGCTTCCTCGCCGAGGGCATCGCCGCCTGCATCGACGCCGGGGCCGCCCCGCCGTCAGATCCGTTCCGCGCGGCCATCGGCGTCTGGACAGCCCTGCACGGGATCGTTGCGCTGCGCGGCTCGGTCGGCGCGTTCCCCTGGCCGCCCCTCGACGAGCAGGTGGACGACGTGCTGCGCGGACTGGTCGGCCTCGAACTGCGCGGCACGCCTCACAGTCGCGTGACAGCCGCGCCCGCCCAACGCGCCCAACCCGAGGAACCGGCCGAATAG
- a CDS encoding aminoacyl-tRNA hydrolase has protein sequence MGPSTLIVGLGNPGLEYSATRHNVGFLCLDRLATKHRLRFTGKKGKSLLARGAINSHDVALAKPQTYMNLSGEAARELLRIYKLPVTSLLVVYDDVDLPVGTVRLRERGGPGTHNGMRSLVDELDSTDFARLRIGVGAPTDGQRLADYVLGLPSPEERTELDAAIDRAVEAIEIVARRGIGAAMNQCNK, from the coding sequence ATGGGACCGAGCACGCTGATCGTCGGGCTGGGCAATCCCGGGCTGGAGTACTCCGCGACGCGCCACAACGTCGGGTTTCTCTGCCTGGACCGGCTGGCCACCAAACACCGCCTCCGCTTCACGGGCAAGAAGGGCAAGAGCCTGCTGGCGCGCGGCGCGATCAACAGCCACGACGTGGCCCTCGCCAAGCCGCAGACCTACATGAACCTCTCCGGCGAGGCCGCCCGCGAGCTGCTTCGCATCTACAAGCTGCCCGTCACCTCCCTCCTGGTGGTCTACGACGACGTTGACCTGCCGGTCGGGACCGTCCGGCTCCGCGAGCGCGGCGGCCCGGGCACCCACAATGGCATGCGCTCGCTGGTGGACGAGCTGGACTCGACGGACTTCGCCCGGCTGCGTATCGGCGTCGGCGCCCCAACCGATGGCCAGCGTCTTGCGGACTACGTGTTAGGTCTCCCCTCCCCCGAAGAGCGGACCGAGCTCGATGCGGCCATCGATCGAGCCGTCGAGGCCATCGAGATCGTCGCGCGGCGGGGAATCGGTGCAGCCATGAACCAGTGCAACAAGTGA
- the mfd gene encoding transcription-repair coupling factor: protein MELFGDEIESIRIFDVETQRSSERIRELRVTPARERPSGAPGGQTATFFDHLPEDAVILVDEAYQLEMISRDLEAQAEEVRMRLQSLGELSDEVEKAYLTWPELRSSLNTVTPRAVVDLTHDANRELLQFGHPPAFAGRLKAFLDRVARPAMRGGESIVVVSQQTARLRELLAERNVEVAATMRLPAEWERPLAAGEHGRLALIHGSLPEGWRSEDLGIAVYTDGELFGWRKVRRPVRQTRTAARDAFLSDLQPGELVVHVDHGIGKFRGLYRTGGSDAPNGATNSVREFLLIEYDGADRLYVPSEQADRVTRYVGGGDDAPSLTRLGTQEWSRAKARARRAVRDIAKDLVELYAARKLAQGHAFAPDSVWQNELEDSFPYAETPDQLTAITEVKGDMEQAIPMDRLLVGDVGYGKTEVALRAAFKAVMDGKQVAVLVPTTVLAQQHFTTFKERFGAFPVKVEVLSRFRSPKEQQAVVEACSMGGVDVVIGTHRLVSKDVRFKDLGLLIVDEEQRFGVAHKERLKQLRKEVDVLTLTATPIPRTLHMSLAGVRDMSVMETPPEERLPIRTYVAEYDDGLVREAILRELDRGGQVYYVHNRVQSIEIVQRRLRELVPEARFIVGHGQMHEDQLEKVMLAFSEGKADVLLCTTIIESGLDISNANTIIIDNAHRLGLAQLYQLRGRVGRGPVRAYAYFLYARDTQLNEQAEARLRTIYEATELGAGFRIAMKDLEIRGAGNLLGAEQSGQIAAVGFDLYTRLLGEAVDLMSAAQTGAPPPLHDAAGPDRRPSLDLPLDAFLPADYVSDEAARLNLYQRFATATSGEQVGGLIGELEDRFGPLPAQAQNLVYQVGLRLEAQRAGVSQITATENEIVVKLHGRPPADVSRLSREIGMTLRAGSNQLRLARGKGEAWLVTLQRLIDLLPAV, encoded by the coding sequence ATCGAGCTGTTCGGCGACGAGATCGAGTCGATCCGCATCTTCGACGTGGAGACGCAGCGGTCCTCCGAGCGGATCAGGGAGCTACGCGTCACCCCGGCCCGCGAGCGACCGTCCGGCGCGCCGGGCGGCCAGACCGCCACCTTCTTCGACCATCTCCCCGAGGACGCCGTCATCCTGGTGGACGAGGCGTACCAGTTGGAGATGATCTCCCGCGATCTGGAGGCCCAGGCCGAAGAGGTCCGGATGCGGCTGCAATCGCTTGGGGAGCTGTCGGACGAGGTCGAGAAAGCCTACCTGACCTGGCCGGAGCTGCGCTCGTCGCTGAACACGGTGACGCCGCGCGCGGTGGTCGACCTGACCCACGATGCCAACCGCGAGCTGCTCCAGTTCGGGCATCCTCCCGCCTTTGCCGGCCGCCTCAAAGCGTTCCTCGACCGCGTGGCCCGCCCGGCGATGCGCGGCGGCGAGTCGATCGTCGTCGTCTCGCAGCAGACGGCCCGCCTGCGGGAGCTGCTGGCCGAGCGGAATGTCGAGGTCGCGGCGACCATGCGCCTGCCCGCCGAGTGGGAGCGTCCGCTGGCGGCCGGCGAGCATGGCCGGCTGGCGCTGATCCACGGCTCGCTGCCGGAGGGCTGGCGCTCGGAAGACCTGGGCATCGCCGTCTACACGGATGGCGAGCTGTTCGGCTGGCGCAAGGTCCGCCGTCCTGTCCGGCAGACGCGCACCGCCGCCCGCGACGCCTTCCTCAGCGATCTTCAGCCCGGCGAGCTGGTGGTGCACGTCGATCACGGCATCGGCAAGTTCCGGGGACTCTACCGCACCGGCGGCTCAGACGCGCCGAACGGTGCGACGAACTCGGTCCGCGAGTTCCTGCTGATCGAGTACGACGGCGCAGACCGCCTGTACGTCCCCAGCGAGCAGGCCGACCGTGTCACTCGCTATGTCGGCGGCGGCGACGACGCGCCCAGCCTGACGCGCCTCGGCACCCAGGAGTGGAGCCGTGCCAAGGCCCGCGCCCGCCGCGCCGTCCGCGACATCGCCAAGGATCTGGTGGAGCTGTACGCGGCCCGCAAGCTGGCGCAGGGGCACGCCTTCGCCCCGGACTCGGTCTGGCAGAACGAGCTGGAGGACAGCTTCCCCTACGCCGAGACGCCGGACCAGTTGACGGCCATCACCGAGGTCAAGGGCGACATGGAGCAGGCCATTCCGATGGACCGACTGCTGGTCGGGGATGTCGGCTACGGCAAGACCGAGGTCGCCCTGCGCGCTGCCTTCAAGGCGGTCATGGACGGCAAGCAGGTGGCCGTCCTCGTCCCCACGACGGTGCTCGCCCAGCAGCACTTCACCACATTCAAGGAGCGCTTCGGGGCGTTCCCCGTCAAAGTCGAGGTGCTCTCCCGCTTCCGCTCCCCAAAGGAGCAGCAGGCAGTCGTCGAGGCGTGCAGCATGGGCGGCGTGGACGTGGTGATCGGCACCCATCGGCTGGTCTCGAAGGACGTGCGCTTCAAGGATCTCGGGCTCTTGATCGTGGACGAGGAGCAGCGCTTCGGCGTGGCGCACAAGGAGCGGCTGAAGCAGCTTCGCAAGGAGGTGGACGTCCTGACGCTGACGGCCACCCCGATCCCACGCACCCTTCACATGTCGCTGGCGGGCGTCCGCGACATGAGCGTCATGGAGACGCCGCCCGAGGAGCGCCTGCCGATCCGCACCTACGTGGCCGAGTACGACGACGGCCTGGTGCGTGAGGCGATCCTCCGCGAGCTGGACCGGGGCGGTCAGGTCTACTACGTGCACAACCGCGTCCAGAGCATCGAGATCGTGCAGCGACGCCTGCGTGAGCTGGTGCCGGAGGCTCGCTTCATCGTCGGGCACGGCCAGATGCACGAGGATCAGCTCGAAAAGGTGATGCTCGCCTTCTCAGAGGGCAAGGCCGACGTGCTGCTCTGCACCACCATCATCGAGTCTGGCCTGGACATCTCGAACGCCAACACGATCATCATCGACAACGCCCATCGGCTCGGGCTGGCGCAGCTCTATCAGCTGCGGGGGCGGGTCGGGCGCGGCCCGGTCCGCGCCTACGCCTACTTCCTGTACGCTCGCGACACCCAGCTCAACGAGCAGGCCGAGGCGCGTCTTCGCACCATCTACGAGGCGACCGAGCTTGGCGCCGGCTTCCGCATCGCCATGAAAGACCTGGAGATCCGTGGGGCCGGCAACCTGCTGGGGGCGGAGCAGTCAGGCCAGATCGCGGCGGTCGGGTTCGACCTGTACACCCGCCTGCTCGGGGAGGCCGTGGACCTGATGAGCGCCGCCCAGACCGGCGCTCCGCCGCCGCTGCACGACGCCGCGGGTCCGGACCGGCGGCCGTCGCTCGACCTGCCGCTCGACGCCTTCCTGCCGGCCGACTACGTGTCTGACGAAGCGGCCCGCTTGAACCTCTACCAGCGGTTCGCGACGGCCACCAGCGGCGAGCAGGTCGGCGGGCTGATCGGCGAGCTGGAGGACCGCTTCGGGCCGCTGCCGGCCCAGGCCCAGAACCTCGTCTATCAGGTGGGGCTGCGCCTGGAGGCCCAGCGGGCAGGCGTCAGCCAGATCACCGCCACCGAGAATGAGATCGTGGTCAAGCTGCACGGCCGGCCGCCCGCCGACGTCAGCCGGCTCAGCCGGGAGATTGGCATGACGCTGCGGGCCGGCTCGAATCAGCTACGGCTGGCGCGCGGCAAGGGCGAAGCGTGGCTGGTGACGCTCCAGCGGCTCATCGACCTGCTGCCGGCCGTCTGA
- a CDS encoding zinc ribbon domain-containing protein: protein MARPETALRRLVYAATSAGDLYDLLRLAGCLTTRGRVNRSTVVTLMTRTRDALEVPYSVGTPPRDEPHDCLNVWASLETALTNAGYLQVQAWPESWKYTSSPEVAKRVDTLVDETRALHPLRDEDGGAWIDQAAEQVRAERRASGEPGPIRCSDCERALPDGAQFCVWCGAAQAFRCSCA from the coding sequence GTGGCGCGCCCAGAGACCGCCCTGCGACGGCTGGTATACGCTGCGACCTCGGCCGGCGACCTGTACGATCTGCTTCGGCTCGCCGGCTGCCTGACGACGCGCGGCCGGGTTAATCGCTCGACGGTCGTCACGCTGATGACCAGGACGCGTGACGCTCTTGAGGTACCGTACTCGGTGGGCACGCCGCCGCGGGACGAGCCGCACGACTGCCTGAATGTCTGGGCGTCGCTCGAGACGGCGCTGACGAACGCGGGCTACCTCCAGGTGCAGGCGTGGCCTGAGTCCTGGAAGTACACGTCATCGCCAGAGGTGGCGAAGCGCGTGGATACGCTCGTGGATGAGACGCGGGCGCTGCATCCGCTCCGCGACGAGGACGGCGGCGCCTGGATCGATCAGGCGGCCGAGCAGGTCCGTGCCGAGCGGCGGGCGTCAGGAGAGCCGGGACCCATTCGTTGCAGCGACTGCGAGCGGGCGCTGCCGGACGGCGCGCAGTTCTGCGTCTGGTGCGGGGCGGCGCAGGCGTTCCGGTGCTCGTGTGCCTAA
- a CDS encoding cyclase family protein translates to MRLIDLSHTITFPHWRWKPERHITSSHANGDLFTSSRLHTPLHGFTHVDAPAHFLPGARTITEMPLDQWCGPAAVVDLSHRGADDGITAADLDQHGQHIQAGDIVLLRTDWDQKTAINTREFWTTAPWTTREAAEWLAARDVRAVGYDYPPDPSLRMNPEHPGSIPRDQHVTHDVFFPRGITVIEYLANLRAIPTPRTIFMALPLKVDGGDGSPVRAVALEL, encoded by the coding sequence ATGCGCCTGATCGATCTCTCGCACACGATCACCTTCCCGCACTGGCGCTGGAAGCCGGAGCGGCACATCACCTCCTCCCACGCGAACGGCGACCTGTTCACCTCCAGCCGTCTGCACACGCCGCTGCACGGGTTCACCCACGTCGATGCGCCCGCGCACTTCCTGCCCGGCGCCCGGACCATCACCGAGATGCCGCTCGACCAGTGGTGCGGCCCGGCCGCCGTGGTCGATCTCTCCCACCGAGGAGCCGACGACGGCATCACCGCCGCCGACCTCGACCAGCATGGTCAGCATATCCAGGCCGGCGACATCGTGCTGTTGCGGACGGACTGGGACCAGAAGACGGCTATCAACACCCGCGAGTTCTGGACAACCGCGCCCTGGACCACTCGCGAGGCCGCCGAGTGGCTGGCCGCCCGCGATGTCCGTGCCGTCGGCTACGACTACCCGCCCGATCCGTCCCTGCGGATGAATCCCGAGCACCCGGGCAGCATCCCGCGCGACCAGCACGTCACCCACGATGTCTTCTTCCCGCGTGGCATCACCGTCATCGAGTACCTCGCCAACCTGCGCGCCATCCCGACGCCCCGCACGATCTTCATGGCGCTGCCGCTCAAGGTGGACGGCGGCGACGGCTCGCCGGTGCGGGCGGTCGCGCTGGAGCTGTGA
- a CDS encoding O-antigen ligase family protein encodes MTVQRLWQRLLLAILAAVVAALPFYRFGLSLGGQSLAPHEVLLLLAAAVRGARWVAQRRGSGGEGLPGGEAMNLPIVLVLASALLSLLATEYLRLSLRELRTLIVEPLLFWYLCRLTVRSASDVLWLVGALLVSTTVVAILGLVQLVAGGAVTDVQGVRRVLGTYTSPNHFALLLGRALPFWLALGWQLPRWRPWAIAGGLLCAGALGATFSVGGWLASGLALLVVVGLLGGRRLLLALVLAGIVAGAVVFLAAPVERLAGRLDPRQGTSFVRVQLWQTAAQLVAESPLLGIGLDNFLYRYPALMPPGASFEPNLSHPHNLVLQFWLQLGVLGLIALIWLLWRFLRLTWSAARADQGSSAQDGTASSPIQHALAVGALGSMTDFVAHGLVDNGYFLPDMAVIFWLTLAVAVVAGRRPPPAPRSTQDLT; translated from the coding sequence GTGACCGTCCAGCGACTCTGGCAGCGGCTCCTGCTGGCCATACTGGCGGCGGTGGTGGCGGCGCTCCCGTTCTACCGCTTCGGGCTGAGCCTCGGCGGGCAGAGCCTCGCCCCCCACGAGGTGCTGCTCCTGCTGGCAGCGGCGGTCCGCGGTGCGCGGTGGGTGGCGCAGCGGAGGGGGTCAGGGGGTGAGGGCCTCCCGGGCGGTGAGGCTATGAATCTCCCCATCGTCCTCGTGCTGGCCTCTGCCCTCCTCTCGCTGCTCGCAACCGAGTACCTGCGCCTCAGCCTCCGCGAGCTGCGCACCCTGATCGTCGAGCCGCTGCTGTTCTGGTACCTCTGCCGCCTGACCGTTCGCTCGGCCAGCGACGTGCTCTGGCTGGTCGGGGCGCTGCTGGTGAGCACCACCGTCGTCGCCATCCTCGGGCTGGTGCAGTTGGTGGCTGGCGGGGCCGTCACCGACGTGCAAGGTGTCCGGCGAGTGCTCGGAACCTACACCTCGCCGAACCACTTCGCACTGCTGCTCGGGCGGGCGCTGCCGTTCTGGCTGGCGCTCGGGTGGCAGCTCCCGCGCTGGCGACCGTGGGCCATCGCCGGCGGGCTGCTCTGCGCCGGGGCGCTCGGCGCGACGTTCTCGGTGGGGGGCTGGCTGGCGAGCGGCCTGGCCCTGCTGGTCGTCGTCGGGCTGCTCGGCGGCCGGCGGCTGTTGCTTGCGCTCGTGCTGGCCGGCATCGTGGCCGGCGCGGTCGTCTTCCTGGCCGCGCCCGTCGAGCGGCTGGCCGGCCGCCTCGACCCGCGCCAGGGCACCAGTTTCGTGCGGGTCCAGCTCTGGCAGACGGCCGCCCAGCTGGTCGCGGAGTCGCCGCTGCTCGGCATCGGCCTGGACAACTTCCTCTACCGGTACCCCGCCCTGATGCCGCCCGGCGCGTCCTTCGAGCCGAACCTGTCGCACCCGCACAACCTGGTGCTCCAGTTCTGGCTGCAGCTCGGCGTCCTCGGTCTCATCGCGCTGATCTGGCTGCTCTGGCGCTTCCTCCGGCTGACCTGGAGCGCAGCTCGGGCCGACCAGGGCAGTTCCGCCCAGGACGGTACGGCATCATCGCCGATCCAACACGCGCTGGCCGTCGGCGCGCTCGGCAGCATGACCGACTTCGTGGCGCACGGCCTCGTGGACAACGGCTACTTTCTGCCAGACATGGCGGTCATCTTCTGGCTGACGCTCGCGGTGGCCGTCGTGGCCGGACGCCGGCCGCCCCCGGCTCCACGGTCCACCCAGGACCTGACCTGA
- a CDS encoding O-antigen ligase family protein → MSTSLSHRATNGLTFSAAPPVVNGPLSRPTLVKALLGLILVLVVGVIPLPWMVAVYGALVLLIAMVISPMIGLYAVLSAIPFSPTFGLEDAAFSISAFEPLLLLVILFWLLQGLARKQIELPREGLFGSMALLLALLFLAGGFAESLPLAFKETLKWVLLVLAYVYTRVTIRDEQAARAVLAALFFAGAGQAFMGLVQFAVPLGPPGFAIGPFMRAHGMFGQPNPFAGYLGTIFPIALAMVLIPHPGRFRWIAVGCAAMIGLGIFLSLSRGSWLGLAISLGIMGLVWSPRARRLVPPLIGILALTVVLSILGLLPPAIASRITSVTENFGIFDVRDVPPTSDNFAVVERMAHWQAGWYILRDYPFLGVGPGNYPTAYERYYIPPWREALGHAHNYYLNMAAEAGIPGMLALLLVLGMAFRGLKRRIQATSPSALARGDVALDPPYAPAFTRALALGLLGSLAVFCIHNLFDNLLVHGVGIQIGVLLGLIGGVSHR, encoded by the coding sequence TTGAGCACATCGCTATCCCACCGCGCCACGAACGGGCTGACGTTCAGCGCGGCGCCGCCGGTCGTCAACGGCCCGCTCAGCCGCCCGACGCTCGTCAAGGCGCTTCTTGGCCTGATCCTCGTCCTGGTCGTCGGGGTGATCCCGCTGCCGTGGATGGTGGCGGTCTACGGCGCGCTCGTGCTGCTGATCGCCATGGTGATCTCGCCGATGATCGGCCTCTACGCCGTCCTGTCGGCGATCCCGTTCTCGCCCACCTTTGGCCTGGAGGACGCCGCCTTCAGCATCTCGGCCTTCGAGCCGCTGTTGCTGCTGGTCATCCTGTTCTGGCTGCTCCAGGGGCTGGCCCGCAAGCAGATCGAGCTGCCGCGCGAGGGGCTGTTCGGCAGCATGGCCCTGCTCCTGGCCCTGCTCTTCCTGGCGGGCGGGTTCGCGGAGAGCCTCCCGCTGGCCTTCAAGGAGACCCTCAAATGGGTGCTCCTGGTGCTGGCCTACGTCTACACCCGCGTCACCATCCGCGACGAGCAGGCGGCCCGGGCCGTCCTGGCCGCCCTCTTCTTTGCCGGGGCCGGGCAAGCCTTCATGGGGCTGGTGCAGTTCGCGGTGCCGCTGGGGCCGCCCGGGTTCGCCATCGGGCCGTTCATGCGGGCGCACGGCATGTTCGGCCAACCGAACCCGTTTGCCGGCTACCTCGGCACGATCTTCCCCATCGCCCTGGCGATGGTGCTGATCCCCCATCCTGGCCGCTTCCGCTGGATCGCCGTCGGCTGCGCCGCGATGATCGGCCTGGGCATCTTCCTCAGCCTCTCGCGCGGCTCCTGGCTCGGCCTGGCGATCTCGCTCGGCATCATGGGGCTGGTCTGGAGTCCGCGGGCGCGCCGGCTGGTGCCGCCGCTGATCGGCATCCTGGCCCTGACGGTGGTGCTCTCGATCCTCGGGCTGCTGCCGCCGGCCATCGCCTCGCGCATTACGTCGGTCACCGAGAATTTCGGCATCTTCGACGTGCGCGACGTGCCGCCGACCTCCGACAACTTCGCGGTAGTCGAGCGGATGGCGCACTGGCAGGCCGGCTGGTACATCCTTCGAGACTACCCGTTCCTCGGCGTCGGCCCTGGCAACTACCCCACCGCGTATGAACGGTATTACATCCCGCCCTGGCGCGAAGCACTCGGCCACGCCCACAACTACTATCTCAACATGGCAGCCGAGGCGGGCATACCCGGTATGCTCGCACTGCTCCTGGTGCTCGGCATGGCGTTCCGAGGCCTGAAACGTCGGATCCAGGCGACGAGTCCCTCAGCGCTGGCACGCGGGGATGTCGCGCTGGATCCACCATATGCGCCAGCCTTCACCCGTGCGCTGGCCCTGGGACTGCTTGGCAGTCTTGCGGTCTTCTGCATCCACAACCTGTTCGACAACCTGCTGGTACACGGCGTCGGCATCCAGATCGGCGTCTTGCTCGGGCTCATCGGAGGCGTTTCACATCGGTGA